A window of the Streptomyces sp. NBC_00454 genome harbors these coding sequences:
- a CDS encoding IclR family transcriptional regulator encodes MSQSVERALRILPALARGPAGLGEVAEVLGVHKSTALRLLRTLHEHGFVYKQTDGRYRLGASLFALAAESIENLDVRDIAHPHLVELNRATGHTVHLALHQDDEVVYIDKVDSRYPVRMYSRIGRPVPLTVAAVAKLLVADLPEAERTALAHRIEYPAYTPRSTPDAAAYLRELDLVRAQGWATDLGGHEEALNCLAAPIRGPGGRVVAAMSVSAPGVVVSAEGLLELLPLVRQTADTIGREYSGSGPAQEEPS; translated from the coding sequence TTGAGTCAGTCCGTGGAACGGGCGCTGCGGATCCTGCCCGCCCTGGCCAGGGGCCCGGCCGGGCTCGGCGAGGTCGCCGAGGTGCTCGGCGTGCACAAGAGCACCGCCCTGCGGCTGCTGCGGACCCTGCACGAGCACGGCTTCGTGTACAAGCAGACCGACGGCCGCTACCGGCTCGGGGCCTCGCTCTTCGCGCTGGCCGCCGAGTCCATCGAGAACCTCGACGTGCGCGACATCGCGCACCCGCACCTGGTCGAACTCAACCGCGCCACCGGCCACACCGTGCACCTGGCCCTCCACCAGGACGACGAGGTCGTCTACATCGACAAGGTCGACAGCCGCTATCCGGTCCGGATGTACTCGCGCATCGGCCGGCCCGTGCCGCTGACCGTCGCGGCCGTGGCGAAGCTGCTGGTCGCCGACCTCCCCGAAGCCGAGCGGACCGCCCTCGCGCACCGGATCGAGTACCCGGCCTACACCCCGCGCTCGACCCCGGACGCCGCCGCCTACCTCCGCGAGCTGGACCTCGTACGGGCGCAGGGCTGGGCCACCGATCTGGGAGGCCACGAAGAGGCCCTGAACTGCCTGGCCGCCCCCATCCGCGGACCCGGCGGACGCGTGGTCGCCGCGATGTCCGTCTCCGCCCCCGGCGTGGTCGTCTCCGCCGAGGGGCTGCTCGAACTGCTCCCGCTCGTCCGGCAGACCGCCGACACCATCGGCCGCGAGTACTCAGGCTCGGGCCCCGCACAGGAAGAGCCGTCATGA
- a CDS encoding amino acid deaminase, which produces MPSDPVQALAQEPVDHRFKGLPPDAERTGLTVGQLAAQRRDLFSGGFTTPVLTLDADALSHNLAALKAYTERHGLAFAPHGKTCMAPQLFHRQLEQGAWGITAAVPHQVRVYRAFGIQRIFLANELVDAAALRWVAAELAADPGFRFVCYVDSVRGVELMDQALQGQPAIAVVDVVVELGAGEGARTGARTDEDCRAVADAVDRAPTLRLVGIAGYEAEVPGAEPESVHAYLRRLTGLAVEFDKAGRFPAGLDEIVVSAGGSAWFDAVADVFAEIPELSRPVLKLLRSGAYVSHDHGWYTRLTPFNRIPEEGALRPAFRLWAQVVSRPSPTQAFVNAGKRDIAYDLGLPEVELLRDPVTGIERTPAAGSVRVTKLSDQHAWLETDSADDLQVGDWVALGMSHPCTIFEKWPLIPVVESDGTVGEYVRTFF; this is translated from the coding sequence ATGCCCAGCGACCCCGTCCAGGCCCTCGCCCAGGAACCGGTCGACCACCGGTTCAAGGGCCTCCCCCCGGACGCCGAGCGCACGGGCCTGACCGTCGGGCAGCTCGCCGCCCAGCGGCGGGACCTCTTCTCCGGAGGATTCACCACCCCCGTCCTGACCCTGGACGCCGACGCGCTGAGCCACAACCTCGCCGCCCTCAAGGCGTACACCGAGCGCCACGGCCTGGCCTTCGCGCCGCACGGCAAGACCTGCATGGCCCCCCAGCTGTTCCACCGTCAGCTCGAGCAGGGCGCGTGGGGCATCACCGCCGCCGTGCCCCACCAGGTCCGCGTCTACCGCGCCTTCGGCATCCAGCGGATCTTCCTCGCCAACGAGCTCGTCGACGCCGCCGCCCTGCGCTGGGTCGCCGCCGAGCTCGCCGCCGACCCCGGTTTCCGGTTCGTCTGCTACGTGGACTCCGTGCGCGGGGTCGAGCTCATGGACCAGGCCCTCCAGGGGCAGCCCGCCATCGCCGTCGTCGACGTGGTCGTCGAGCTCGGCGCCGGCGAAGGCGCCCGTACGGGGGCCCGTACCGACGAGGACTGCCGGGCCGTCGCCGACGCCGTGGACCGGGCCCCCACCCTGCGCCTGGTCGGCATCGCCGGGTACGAGGCCGAAGTCCCCGGCGCCGAACCGGAGTCCGTGCACGCGTACCTGCGCCGGCTGACGGGCCTCGCCGTCGAGTTCGACAAGGCCGGGCGGTTCCCCGCCGGCCTCGACGAGATCGTGGTCAGCGCCGGCGGCTCCGCCTGGTTCGACGCCGTGGCCGACGTGTTCGCCGAGATCCCGGAGCTGTCCCGGCCGGTGCTCAAGCTGCTGCGCTCCGGCGCGTACGTCTCGCACGACCACGGCTGGTACACCCGCCTGACCCCCTTCAACCGGATCCCGGAGGAGGGCGCCCTGCGCCCCGCGTTCCGGCTCTGGGCACAGGTCGTCTCCCGCCCCTCCCCCACCCAGGCGTTCGTCAACGCCGGCAAGCGCGACATCGCCTACGACCTGGGCCTGCCCGAGGTGGAGCTGCTCCGCGATCCGGTGACCGGCATCGAGCGGACCCCGGCCGCCGGCTCGGTCCGCGTCACCAAGCTCTCCGACCAGCACGCCTGGCTGGAGACCGACTCCGCCGACGACCTCCAGGTCGGCGACTGGGTGGCGCTGGGCATGTCCCACCCGTGCACGATCTTCGAGAAGTGGCCGCTGATCCCGGTGGTGGAGAGCGACGGCACGGTCGGCGAGTACGTCCGGACGTTCTTCTAG
- a CDS encoding serine/threonine-protein kinase, protein MGTAPPADFFQPLKADDPAVVGGYRLAAVLGAGGMGKVYLSYTPGGRPIAIKVIRSEFGEDPEFRRRFQQEVRAAERVQGLYTAPVIDSDTEGTQPWLATAYVPGPSLAHAVARHGALPPRSVLLLTVGVAEALTVIHGAGIVHRDLKPANVLLASDGPRVIDFGIARAADSTALTSTGVSIGTPAFMAPEQASAGTVTAATDIFALGQIAAFAATGSSVYGDGPSHAVLYRIVHEEPDLSGLPEELRPVVTRCLSRDPADRPTLAEIIELCNAASETPLRQGEDWLPRAVAGSLTERQQQLPAPAPTPPPHQPTQAPTPPPGSGYTPTSLSDAPPHAAPTQAAPAQPAPGSVPPGYRPQAPYAQPSYPQQPAQPSYPQPQPPQPHYAQPTYPTGHGTPPPFHTQGFAPGMPPQPRPKRTGLIVAGAVVAAVIGLAVIGSLLPDSDKGSASGKPGSGSSGSASAGGAQKPADPQPVSYQGIEVPQNYQVMLADNPPRPAEDASGAGVLYGKADLYYYRDTLFGDEKFGSDNGKLVLLNNSEKGSLETCRTVTRFTEKVGLDELTDGSQVCVLSKAGHIAVATFHGRKGGKEETRYITLDLTIWRNAGEAKKG, encoded by the coding sequence ATGGGCACAGCACCTCCGGCCGATTTCTTCCAGCCGCTCAAGGCCGACGACCCGGCCGTGGTGGGCGGCTACCGGCTGGCGGCCGTACTGGGCGCGGGCGGCATGGGCAAGGTGTACCTCTCGTACACGCCCGGCGGCCGGCCCATCGCGATCAAGGTGATCCGGTCCGAGTTCGGGGAGGACCCCGAGTTCCGGCGCCGGTTCCAGCAGGAAGTGCGGGCCGCCGAGCGGGTCCAGGGCCTCTACACGGCTCCGGTCATCGACTCGGACACCGAGGGCACGCAGCCCTGGCTGGCCACGGCGTACGTGCCCGGGCCCTCGCTCGCGCACGCCGTGGCCCGGCACGGCGCGCTGCCGCCGCGCAGCGTGCTGCTGCTGACCGTCGGGGTCGCGGAGGCGCTGACCGTCATCCACGGCGCGGGCATCGTCCACCGCGACCTGAAGCCCGCCAACGTCCTCCTCGCCTCCGACGGGCCGCGCGTCATCGACTTCGGCATCGCCCGCGCGGCCGACAGCACCGCACTGACCAGCACCGGCGTCTCCATCGGCACACCGGCGTTCATGGCGCCCGAACAGGCCTCGGCGGGTACCGTCACCGCGGCCACCGACATCTTCGCCCTCGGCCAGATCGCCGCGTTCGCGGCGACCGGGTCGTCCGTCTACGGCGACGGGCCCTCGCACGCGGTGCTCTACCGGATCGTGCACGAGGAGCCGGACCTCAGCGGGCTGCCCGAGGAGCTGCGGCCCGTGGTGACCCGGTGCCTCAGCCGCGACCCGGCCGACCGCCCGACCCTGGCCGAGATCATCGAGCTGTGCAACGCGGCCTCCGAAACCCCCCTGCGCCAGGGGGAGGACTGGCTTCCGCGGGCGGTCGCCGGGTCCCTCACGGAGCGGCAGCAGCAGCTGCCCGCACCGGCCCCCACCCCGCCGCCGCACCAGCCCACCCAGGCGCCGACCCCGCCGCCGGGGTCCGGGTACACCCCGACCTCGCTGTCGGACGCGCCTCCGCACGCCGCGCCCACGCAGGCCGCTCCGGCGCAGCCCGCGCCGGGTTCGGTGCCGCCGGGCTACCGGCCGCAGGCCCCGTACGCGCAGCCCTCGTACCCGCAGCAGCCCGCGCAGCCCTCGTACCCGCAGCCCCAGCCCCCGCAGCCCCACTACGCGCAGCCCACGTACCCGACCGGCCACGGCACGCCGCCGCCCTTCCACACCCAGGGGTTCGCGCCCGGGATGCCCCCGCAGCCCCGCCCCAAGCGGACCGGGCTGATCGTGGCCGGAGCCGTGGTGGCCGCGGTCATCGGGCTCGCGGTCATCGGGTCCCTGCTGCCGGACTCCGACAAGGGCAGTGCCTCGGGGAAGCCGGGCAGCGGGTCGAGCGGGAGCGCCTCGGCGGGCGGAGCGCAGAAGCCGGCCGACCCGCAGCCGGTCTCCTACCAGGGCATCGAAGTGCCCCAGAACTACCAGGTGATGCTCGCGGACAACCCGCCGCGCCCGGCCGAGGACGCGAGCGGTGCGGGCGTCCTCTACGGCAAGGCGGACCTCTACTACTACCGGGACACCCTCTTCGGCGACGAGAAGTTCGGCAGCGACAACGGGAAGCTGGTCCTGCTGAACAACTCGGAGAAGGGCTCGCTGGAGACCTGCCGCACCGTGACCCGCTTCACCGAGAAGGTCGGGCTCGACGAGCTCACGGACGGTTCGCAGGTCTGCGTGCTGAGCAAGGCCGGACACATCGCGGTGGCGACCTTCCACGGCCGCAAGGGCGGCAAGGAGGAGACCCGCTACATCACCCTCGACCTCACGATCTGGCGCAACGCCGGGGAAGCGAAGAAGGGCTAG
- a CDS encoding amidohydrolase family protein, which produces MDLVIRGARVVDGTGGPSCTADVGVHEGRIAEVGRIRGGGRETLDAHGLVLAPGFVDMHAHSDLALLRDPDHSAKAAQGVTLEVLGQDGLSYAPVDDRTLTGVRAAIAGWNGTGEDIDFDWRDVGGYLDRLDAQGIAVNAAYLVPQGTVRALVVGWGDRPATPAELDRMRALVAEGLAQGAVGMSSGLTYTPGMYASGAELTELCRVVASYRGYYCPHHRSYGHGALGAYAEMVELTREAGCALHLAHATMNFGENQGRAGELLGLLDRALAAGADITLDSYPYTPGCTTLVALLPSWANEGGPEAVLARLRDDGEAERIRYALEVEGADGCHGVPVDWSTIEIAGTTDPAHGALVGTRLPDWETARRLLLDDRLGPSILQHVGHEENVRAIMRHPVHTGGSDGILQGAKPHPRAYGTFPHYLGHYVRELGVLSLEECVAHLSGRPAARLRLPDRGTVRVGHRADLVLFDPLTVAAGSTYERPRALPTGIPHVLIDGRFVMRDGLRTDVLAGRAIRRTPHGGR; this is translated from the coding sequence ATGGACCTGGTCATCCGGGGGGCCCGCGTCGTCGACGGCACGGGCGGGCCCTCCTGCACCGCCGACGTCGGCGTCCACGAGGGCCGCATCGCCGAGGTGGGCAGGATCCGGGGCGGCGGGCGGGAAACCCTCGACGCCCACGGGCTCGTCCTGGCCCCCGGCTTCGTCGACATGCACGCCCACAGCGACCTCGCGCTGCTCCGCGATCCGGACCACAGCGCGAAGGCCGCCCAGGGCGTGACCCTCGAAGTCCTGGGGCAGGACGGCCTGTCGTACGCCCCCGTGGACGACCGGACCCTGACCGGGGTGCGGGCCGCCATCGCCGGCTGGAACGGTACGGGCGAAGACATCGACTTCGACTGGCGGGACGTGGGCGGGTACCTGGACCGCCTCGACGCGCAGGGCATCGCCGTCAACGCCGCCTACCTCGTCCCCCAGGGCACCGTCCGCGCCCTCGTCGTGGGCTGGGGCGACCGGCCCGCGACCCCCGCCGAGCTCGACCGGATGCGCGCGCTCGTCGCCGAGGGCCTCGCGCAGGGCGCGGTGGGAATGTCCTCCGGGCTCACCTACACCCCCGGCATGTACGCGTCCGGCGCCGAGCTGACGGAGCTGTGCCGGGTGGTGGCCTCGTACAGGGGCTACTACTGCCCGCACCACCGCTCCTACGGGCACGGGGCGCTCGGCGCCTACGCCGAGATGGTCGAGCTGACCCGCGAGGCCGGCTGCGCGCTGCACCTCGCGCACGCGACGATGAACTTCGGCGAGAACCAGGGCCGCGCCGGGGAGCTCCTGGGCCTCCTCGACCGCGCGCTGGCCGCCGGCGCCGACATCACCCTCGACAGCTACCCGTACACCCCGGGCTGCACCACCCTGGTCGCGCTGCTGCCCAGCTGGGCGAACGAGGGCGGACCCGAGGCGGTCCTGGCCCGGCTGCGCGACGACGGCGAGGCCGAGCGGATCCGGTACGCGCTGGAGGTGGAGGGCGCCGACGGCTGCCACGGGGTGCCCGTGGACTGGTCGACGATCGAGATCGCCGGAACCACGGATCCGGCCCACGGGGCCCTCGTCGGCACCCGCCTGCCCGACTGGGAGACGGCCCGGCGGCTGCTGCTGGACGACCGGCTGGGGCCGAGCATCCTGCAGCACGTGGGGCACGAGGAGAACGTACGGGCGATCATGCGCCACCCGGTCCACACGGGCGGCTCGGACGGCATCCTGCAGGGCGCGAAGCCGCACCCCCGGGCGTACGGCACCTTTCCGCACTACCTCGGGCACTACGTGCGCGAGCTGGGCGTTCTCTCCCTGGAGGAGTGCGTCGCGCACCTGTCGGGCCGCCCGGCGGCGCGGCTGCGGCTGCCCGACCGGGGGACCGTGCGGGTGGGCCACCGCGCGGACCTGGTCCTGTTCGATCCGCTGACGGTCGCGGCCGGGTCGACGTACGAGCGGCCGCGCGCGCTGCCGACCGGGATTCCGCACGTCCTGATCGACGGCCGTTTCGTGATGCGGGACGGCCTCAGGACGGACGTCCTGGCCGGGCGCGCGATCCGCCGGACGCCGCATGGTGGCCGCTAG
- a CDS encoding YdcF family protein, translated as MYAFVPAALFLALFGVSVRADRRRFRNAVYLGLTFIFASIGLLTLVPDLPHGLGGIIVAMVFLVPALGTVALGVFLIGNGLTMVRKEGRRPANLLSFMAGVGIFALISFVLTLGNQGSQRWDAVVGGVVFLAGYVSFLFLCFLAYAYLYGRIKVRGDVDYVVMLGSGLIGGDRVPPLLASRLRKGMEIHDAQIARGGRVPLLLTSGGKGADEKVAEARAMADWLIAQGVPQDHVRLEDRSRTTQENLGFSREIMLAGDPGYRCVVVTNNFHAFRAAMTARKAGVNGQVLGSPTAKYFWPSATIREFVAVFWEHKIVNLGICGAIVALTATLAVNAG; from the coding sequence ATGTACGCCTTTGTCCCTGCCGCGCTCTTCCTCGCCCTCTTCGGCGTGAGCGTCCGGGCCGACCGCCGGCGCTTTCGCAACGCGGTCTACCTCGGCCTCACCTTCATATTCGCGTCGATCGGGCTGCTGACCCTGGTGCCCGATCTGCCCCACGGCCTCGGCGGGATCATCGTCGCGATGGTCTTCCTGGTCCCCGCGCTCGGTACGGTCGCACTCGGCGTCTTCCTGATCGGCAACGGCCTGACCATGGTCCGCAAGGAGGGCCGCCGCCCGGCCAACCTGCTCTCCTTCATGGCGGGGGTGGGGATCTTCGCCCTGATCTCGTTCGTCCTGACCCTGGGCAACCAGGGCTCCCAGCGGTGGGACGCGGTGGTGGGGGGCGTGGTCTTCCTCGCCGGGTACGTCTCCTTCCTCTTCCTCTGCTTCCTCGCCTACGCCTACCTCTACGGCCGGATCAAGGTGCGCGGGGACGTGGACTACGTGGTGATGCTGGGCTCCGGCCTGATCGGCGGCGACCGGGTCCCGCCGCTGCTGGCCTCCCGGCTGCGCAAGGGCATGGAGATCCATGACGCCCAGATCGCGCGGGGCGGCCGCGTGCCGCTCCTGCTGACATCGGGCGGCAAGGGGGCGGACGAGAAGGTCGCCGAGGCGCGGGCGATGGCCGACTGGCTGATCGCCCAGGGCGTTCCGCAGGACCACGTACGACTGGAGGACCGTTCCCGCACGACGCAGGAGAACCTCGGCTTCAGCCGCGAGATCATGCTCGCCGGTGATCCCGGCTACCGCTGCGTGGTGGTCACCAACAACTTCCACGCCTTCCGCGCCGCGATGACGGCCCGCAAGGCCGGGGTGAACGGGCAGGTCCTGGGCTCGCCGACGGCGAAGTACTTCTGGCCGAGCGCGACGATCCGCGAGTTCGTCGCGGTGTTCTGGGAGCACAAGATCGTGAACCTCGGCATCTGCGGCGCGATCGTCGCCCTGACGGCGACGCTGGCGGTCAACGCCGGGTGA
- a CDS encoding RidA family protein has translation MTEKTAITPGTHTTPPAKFSHGVRKGNILQVAGQVGFLPHVDGQPPTPAGPTLREQTLQTLENVRSVLEAGGASWDDVMMIRVYLTDTGHFGEMNGIYNTYFEEQGLKEAPAARTTVYVGLPAGLLIEIDALAVLDSTA, from the coding sequence ATGACCGAGAAGACCGCCATCACCCCCGGCACCCACACCACGCCCCCCGCGAAGTTCTCGCACGGGGTGCGCAAGGGCAACATCCTCCAGGTCGCCGGCCAGGTCGGCTTCCTCCCGCACGTGGACGGGCAGCCGCCTACCCCCGCCGGTCCCACGCTGCGCGAGCAGACCCTCCAGACGCTGGAGAACGTCCGCTCCGTCCTGGAGGCGGGCGGTGCGAGCTGGGACGACGTGATGATGATCCGCGTGTACCTGACGGACACCGGCCACTTCGGCGAGATGAACGGCATCTACAACACCTACTTCGAGGAGCAGGGACTCAAGGAGGCCCCGGCCGCCCGCACCACCGTGTACGTGGGCCTGCCGGCCGGACTGCTGATCGAGATCGACGCCCTCGCGGTCCTCGACTCCACTGCCTGA
- a CDS encoding lipocalin/fatty-acid binding family protein, which translates to MAEDIPHLIGKFELTSPEHYDAYLGAVGMGLAQRSLAVSAAPVDEFTATATGYRLRVRTALRTIIQEFELGVGFGWKNEAELDAKTTFTGSGDQGLVEVDLLDGGGAITVLWTPAPQGMTKVFSFGGATFTCAYKRIG; encoded by the coding sequence ATGGCAGAGGATATTCCACATCTCATCGGCAAGTTCGAGCTGACCTCGCCGGAGCACTACGACGCCTATCTCGGCGCGGTCGGCATGGGCCTGGCCCAGCGATCCCTGGCGGTGAGCGCCGCGCCGGTGGACGAGTTCACCGCGACCGCGACGGGCTACCGGCTGAGAGTGCGGACCGCCCTGCGGACCATCATCCAGGAGTTCGAACTGGGGGTGGGGTTCGGCTGGAAGAACGAGGCCGAGCTCGACGCGAAGACCACCTTCACCGGGTCCGGGGACCAGGGGCTGGTGGAGGTGGACCTCCTGGACGGGGGCGGTGCGATCACCGTGCTGTGGACCCCCGCGCCCCAGGGCATGACGAAGGTCTTCTCCTTCGGCGGGGCCACCTTCACCTGCGCCTACAAGCGCATCGGCTGA
- a CDS encoding macro domain-containing protein, giving the protein MSQLKIVRGDATSPQAKGPKIIAHVCNDLGGWGKGFVLALSKRWSGPEAEFRAWHRGRSGNDFALGALQLVQVLPDTWVANMIGQRGIRTGSAGPPVRYEAIDHCLANLATRAAELDASVHMPRIGCGLAGGKWSRVEPLISARLCAKGIPVTVYDLG; this is encoded by the coding sequence ATGTCGCAGCTGAAGATCGTCCGGGGGGACGCGACCAGCCCGCAGGCCAAGGGGCCGAAGATCATCGCGCACGTGTGCAACGACCTCGGGGGCTGGGGGAAGGGCTTCGTCCTCGCGCTCTCGAAACGCTGGAGCGGTCCGGAGGCCGAGTTCCGGGCCTGGCACCGGGGACGCAGCGGGAACGACTTCGCGCTGGGCGCGCTCCAGCTCGTCCAGGTCCTCCCGGACACCTGGGTCGCGAACATGATCGGCCAGCGGGGCATCCGCACCGGCAGCGCGGGCCCGCCCGTCCGCTACGAGGCGATCGACCACTGCCTGGCCAACCTGGCCACCCGAGCCGCCGAGCTGGACGCCTCGGTCCACATGCCCCGCATCGGCTGCGGCCTGGCGGGAGGAAAGTGGTCCCGCGTCGAGCCGCTGATCAGCGCCCGCCTGTGCGCGAAGGGCATACCCGTCACGGTGTACGACCTCGGCTGA
- a CDS encoding PTS transporter subunit EIIC: protein MAVMQRLGRSLMLPIAVLPAAALLMRFGNADMLGSESLPGWVNEIAKYMAAGGNAVFGNLALLFAVGIAVGFAKKSDGSTGLAAVAGYVVFSNVLGTFTDGNVPQVEKVVDHQVALVDAPVNAGVLGGVVMGIITALLYQKFYRTKLPDWAGFFGGRRLVPILSSFAGLVTGIVFGLIWPVLGKGIHGLGEWLVNSGSVGAGIFGVVNRSLIPVGMHHLINSFPWYQAGEYNGAHGDINRFLAGDPTAGQFMTGFFPIMMFALPAACLAIVHCARPERRKVVGGMMFSLALTAFVTGITEPIEFTFMFIAPVLYAIHAVLTGVSMALTWSLGMKDGFGFSAGAIDFVLNLGIASNPWGLAGIGLCFAALYYFVFRFAITKWNLPTPGRESDEELAEILKAEAK, encoded by the coding sequence ATGGCGGTCATGCAGCGCCTCGGCCGCAGCCTCATGCTGCCGATCGCCGTGCTGCCGGCAGCCGCGCTGCTGATGCGCTTCGGCAACGCCGACATGCTCGGCAGCGAGTCCCTGCCGGGCTGGGTGAACGAGATAGCCAAGTACATGGCGGCCGGCGGCAACGCCGTCTTCGGCAACCTGGCGCTGCTGTTCGCCGTCGGCATCGCGGTCGGCTTCGCCAAGAAGTCCGACGGCTCCACCGGCCTCGCGGCCGTCGCCGGCTACGTGGTCTTCTCCAACGTGCTGGGCACCTTCACCGACGGCAACGTGCCGCAGGTCGAGAAGGTCGTCGACCACCAAGTCGCCCTGGTCGACGCCCCGGTCAACGCCGGCGTCCTCGGCGGCGTCGTGATGGGCATCATCACCGCCCTGCTCTACCAGAAGTTCTACCGGACCAAGCTGCCCGACTGGGCCGGCTTCTTCGGCGGCCGTCGCCTCGTCCCGATCCTGTCCTCCTTCGCGGGCCTGGTCACCGGCATCGTCTTCGGTCTCATCTGGCCGGTGCTCGGCAAGGGCATCCACGGCCTCGGCGAGTGGCTGGTCAACTCCGGCTCCGTCGGCGCGGGCATCTTCGGCGTCGTCAACCGCTCGCTGATCCCGGTCGGCATGCACCACCTGATCAACTCCTTCCCGTGGTACCAGGCCGGCGAGTACAACGGCGCCCACGGCGACATCAACCGCTTCCTCGCCGGTGACCCCACCGCCGGACAGTTCATGACCGGCTTCTTCCCGATCATGATGTTCGCCCTCCCGGCGGCCTGCCTCGCGATCGTCCACTGCGCCCGCCCCGAGCGCCGCAAGGTCGTCGGCGGCATGATGTTCTCCCTCGCGCTCACCGCCTTCGTCACGGGCATCACGGAGCCCATCGAGTTCACCTTCATGTTCATCGCCCCGGTCCTCTACGCGATCCACGCGGTCCTGACCGGCGTCTCGATGGCGCTCACCTGGTCCCTCGGGATGAAGGACGGCTTCGGCTTCTCTGCCGGCGCCATCGACTTCGTCCTCAACCTCGGCATCGCGTCCAACCCGTGGGGCCTGGCCGGCATCGGCCTCTGCTTCGCGGCGCTGTACTACTTCGTCTTCCGCTTCGCGATCACCAAGTGGAACCTCCCCACCCCGGGCCGCGAGTCCGACGAGGAGCTCGCCGAGATCCTGAAGGCCGAGGCGAAGTAA
- a CDS encoding M14 family metallopeptidase, whose translation MRLHHRRRAAVTAALLALALGAPAYGLSATAAPPPSPSTATQDESIVQYEIQGPATAAERTALLRTGASIDEVDARSVVVSADTAQARSLRALGYKLTALPGPPDRSEGRGVATGVADFPSADSNYHNYAEANAEIDQRVAQYPSIMSKQVIGKSYQGRDIVAIKISDNVGTDENEPEVLFTHHQHAREHLTVEMALYLLKEWGSKYGTDARITNMVNSRELWIIPDLNPDGGEYDIASGSYRSWRKNRQPNTGSSAVGTDLNRNWDYKWGCCGGSSSSKSSETYRGPAAASAPEVKVVSDFVRSRVVGGKQQIKAAIDFHTYSELVLWPFGWTYNDTAPGMTADDLAVYKKIGTSMAASNGYTPEQSSDLYITDGTIDDWLWGNQKIFAYTFEMYPTDSGSSGFYPPDEVIDRETSRNKDAVLQLLENADCMYRSIGKAAQYCS comes from the coding sequence ATGCGGCTCCACCACCGCCGAAGGGCCGCCGTCACGGCGGCCCTTCTCGCACTCGCGCTCGGCGCACCCGCCTACGGCCTGAGCGCGACGGCAGCCCCACCGCCCAGCCCGTCCACCGCCACCCAGGACGAGTCGATCGTCCAGTACGAGATCCAGGGCCCGGCCACGGCGGCCGAACGCACCGCCCTGCTCCGCACCGGCGCCTCGATCGACGAGGTGGACGCCCGCTCGGTCGTCGTCAGCGCCGACACCGCACAGGCCAGAAGCCTGCGCGCGCTCGGCTACAAGCTGACCGCCCTGCCCGGACCGCCGGACCGCTCGGAGGGCCGCGGCGTCGCCACCGGCGTCGCCGACTTCCCTTCGGCGGACTCGAATTACCACAACTACGCCGAGGCGAACGCGGAGATCGACCAGCGCGTCGCCCAGTACCCCTCGATCATGAGCAAGCAGGTCATCGGGAAGTCGTACCAGGGCCGGGACATCGTCGCCATCAAGATCAGCGACAACGTCGGCACCGACGAGAACGAGCCCGAGGTCCTCTTCACCCACCACCAGCACGCGCGCGAGCACCTGACGGTGGAGATGGCCCTGTACCTGCTCAAGGAGTGGGGCTCCAAGTACGGCACCGACGCGCGCATCACCAACATGGTCAACAGCCGGGAGCTGTGGATCATCCCGGACCTCAACCCGGACGGCGGCGAGTACGACATCGCGAGCGGCTCGTACCGCTCGTGGCGCAAGAACCGCCAGCCGAACACGGGCTCCTCGGCCGTCGGCACCGACCTGAACCGCAACTGGGACTACAAGTGGGGCTGCTGCGGCGGCTCCAGCTCCAGCAAGAGCTCCGAGACCTACCGGGGTCCGGCCGCCGCGTCGGCGCCCGAGGTCAAGGTCGTCTCGGACTTCGTACGCAGCCGCGTGGTCGGCGGCAAGCAGCAGATCAAGGCCGCCATCGACTTCCACACGTACAGCGAGCTCGTGCTGTGGCCGTTCGGGTGGACGTACAACGACACGGCGCCCGGAATGACCGCGGACGACCTGGCCGTGTACAAGAAGATCGGCACCAGCATGGCGGCCAGCAACGGCTACACGCCGGAGCAGTCGAGCGACCTGTACATCACGGACGGGACGATCGACGACTGGCTGTGGGGCAACCAGAAGATCTTCGCCTACACCTTCGAGATGTACCCGACGGACTCCGGGAGCAGCGGCTTCTACCCGCCGGACGAGGTCATCGACCGCGAGACCTCGCGGAACAAGGACGCGGTGCTCCAGCTGCTGGAGAACGCGGACTGCATGTACCGCTCGATCGGCAAGGCCGCGCAGTACTGCTCGTAG